One window of the Anopheles cruzii chromosome 2, idAnoCruzAS_RS32_06, whole genome shotgun sequence genome contains the following:
- the LOC128277562 gene encoding uncharacterized protein LOC128277562 translates to MLRFVSAIAILAVTVVQSAPVEPAQYAFLTKHHHVPEHHLVVEQVHHVPELKLAAEYPVELLEDHHEYQHHQTPQLVLSNDKYLGVVHEHHEAPATSYSEGNDYSGLYGGKQESHLYDNYQYGHNEGGYAKKYDEYNAYPKYSFEYGVDDPHTGDHKKQWEFRDGDVVKGGYMLKEADGTTRVVEYTSDDHNGFNAVVKKFGHATHPEPKQHNAYGYIGNYAGAYATGDHYGKGATSYTKVWKEH, encoded by the exons ATGTTGCGA TTTGTgtccgccatcgccatcttGGCCGTAACGGTCGTCCAGTCCGCTCCGGTGGAACCGGCTCAATATGCGTTCCTCACGAAGCATCATCATGTGCCGGAGCATCATCTCGTCGTCGAACAGGTACACCACGTGCCGGAGCTGAAACTGGCAGCGGAATATCCGGTCGAGCTGCTGGAGGATCATCACGAGTATCAGCACCACCAGACACCGCAGCTGGTGCTGTCGAACGACAAGTATCTCGGAGTGGTTCACGAGCACCACGAGGCTCCGGCCACCAGCTACAGTGAGGGTAACGACTACAGCGGGCTTTACGGTGGCAAGCAGGAGTCGCATCTGTATGACAACTATCAGTATGGCCACAACGAGGGAGGCTACGCGAAAAAGTACGACGAGTACAACGCCTACCCGAAGTACAGCTTCGAGTACGGAGTCGATGATCCGCACACTGGCGATCACAAGAAGCAGTGGGAGTTCCGTGATGGTGATGTTGTGAAAG GTGGATACATGCTGAAGGAAGCGGACGGAACTACGCGCGTCGTCGAGTACACCTCGGACGATCACAACGGATTCAACGCGGTCGTGAAGAAGTTCGGTCACGCCACCCATCCGGAACCGAAGCAGCACAACGCCTACGGCTACATCGGCAACTATGCCGGAGCGTACGCGACCGGCGATCACTACGGCAAGGGAGCGACGAGCTACACCAAGGTCTGGAAGGAGCACTAA
- the LOC128277563 gene encoding cuticle protein 7 has product MNLFLVGAGLIGSLLVLSTAGEHLVEFVSNYQQKAEIDYSFRYYIDHPPTGVSLDHWENRKGDYVHGGYGVLEPGGFVRTVHYEVEGDSGFRTIIKTTAPGSSQQYSIHSAGRKVPPPAPLWYTKPVAFVQGNHKS; this is encoded by the exons aTGAACCTGTTTCTGGTCGGTGCGGGCCTCATTGGGTCGCTGTTGGTTCTTTCGACCGCCGGCGAACATTTGGTCGAATTCGTATCGAACTATCAGCAGAAAGCCGAG ATCGACTACTCCTTCCGGTACTACATCGATCATCCACCGACCGGCGTGTCGTTGGATCACTGGGAGAATCGAAAGGGTGACTACGTTCACGGTGGTTACGGTGTCCTCGAGCCGGGGGGATTCGTCCGAACAGTTCACTACGAGGTCGAGGGCGACAGTGGCTTCCGGACGATCATCAAAACAACGGCCCCCG GAAGCTCCCAGCAGTACAGTATACACAGTGCGGGGAGGAaggtgccaccaccagcaccgttaTGGTACACGAAGCCAGTGGCGTTTGTGCAAGGAAACCATAAATCGTAG
- the LOC128277564 gene encoding cuticle protein 19-like: MFKLLALIACLVVVASAQYHVPEHEHKEHHAHPKYKFEYGVKDPHTGDHKSQWEVRDGDVVKGAYTLEEADGTHRVVEYKSDSHNGFEANVKKVGHAHHPHGASYVNLDKHY, translated from the exons atgTTCAAG CTCCTCGCTCTCATCGCCTGCCTGGTGGTCGTTGCCTCTGCTCAGTATCATGTTCCGGAGCATGAGCACAAGGAGCATCACGCCCATCCCAAGTACAAGTTCGAATACGGAGTGAAGGACCCGCACACCGGAGACCACAAGAGCCAGTGGGAAGTCCGGGACGGAGATGTCGTCAAGGGAGCATACACTCTGGAGGAAGCTGACGGAACCCACCGTGTGGTCGAGTACAAGTCGGACAGCCACAACGGTTTCGAGGCCAATGTAAAGAAAGTTGGACACGCTCATCACCCGCA TGGAGCCAGCTACGTCAACCTTGACAAACACTACTGA